The window AATTAATCGTCATGACCTCGGTTATAGCAGGTCTGTCGATCCTGGCCAACCGGAGGCTGGGATTGGCTCCCTTTATTTTTATTTGTATTGCCAGCGCCGGTATTATTTTAGGAGATATCCTCAATGGATCTTACCTGCAGAAACAAGCTTTACTGAGTTATGACCCCATTGTGGGAGCGCGCTTTTATGGCATCGGCAATGAATATATGGGTGTTTTAATTGGCTCTCTGATTATTGGGGTTACGGCCTCCATCCAATACTGGGAAAAATGGAAGAAGCCTTTCATTGCCCTTACCGGTTTTATCTTTCTGTTTGCCATCTATACCATGGCTGCTCCCCATTTGGGAACCAATGTGGGTGGCGCCATTGCCATGACTTCGGCCTTTTTAGTAACTTTTTTCTTATTGGTGGGAGTGCGTCTCCGGCTCCATGTCCTGTTGCTGATTGGCTTGCTGGTTCTGGGAGCTGTAGCCGGTTTTATCGCCTTTGATTTAACCCGGCCGCCGGACCTGCGTTCCCATATGGGCAATACCGCTGCCTTGATTCTTGCCTCCGGACCGGAACAGGCCTTGGAAATTATTCAGCGCAAGTGGCAGATGAACATGAAACTGCTGCGCTATACCGTTTGGAGCAGAGTGCTAATCTTGAGTCTAGCTGTTCTGGCCTTGTTTTTCTACCGGCCCCGGGGCATTATGGAACACATCCGTAAGAAGTACGCTTATCTGTTCAAAGGATTTATTGGAGTGGTAACCGGTGCCTTGGTGGCTTTCGCCTTTAACGATTCAGGCGTTGTAGCTGCAGCCACCACCATGATTTTCGGAGTTCCTCCCCTGGCTTATTTGATCCTAACGGAACAAAAGACCCGAGGGAAGGAAGCAACGTAAAATCTTTTGAAAATCCGAGTTATTTGCCAACTACCCCGGCCACGGACATGGCCGGGGTAGTTGCATTTTAGAGAAAAACCCGCCGAAAAGTAAGGGAAACAGACCTATTTCGTGAAATATGGTGTTATTAAGGTAATAAGCCAAATAAAGGTATATTTTTAGCATAATTTTATTGACAATCGAGAAGTTTATGCTAAAATTGATTTTGGTTGGAATTGGCCGGCCTCAAAAGAACCGGAGGCTTGTTGGTTCCAATCATTTTATGAGCGAAATGGAGGAGGATAACAAAAATGAAACCTTTGGGCCGCCATGTCTTGGCTGAAATCTATGGCTGTGAATTTAATATCCTTAACGATGTGAAAAGAGTTGAGGAAATTATGGTGAACGCAGCACTGGAATCGGGGGCTGAGGTCCGCGAGTTTGTTTTTCACAAATTTAGTCCGCAGGGAGTTAGCGGGGTTGTCGTAATTAGTGAGAGTCATTTAGCCATCCATACCTGGCCGGAACTGGGTTATGCCGCGGTAGACGTCTTTACCTGTGGCGATACAGTAAATCCCTGGGATGCCTGTAACTTTTTAACCAGAGAATTTGGCGCTAAGGACATGGCTGCTCAAGAAACAAAAAGGGGAATCCTGCCTGGGATGGAGCCTCGTTTGGTGGCTGTAAACTCATAGGAGGGATTTTTATTAGTACCAAGCGTAGTAAAGACTAGCGGGCCTTGCCTATTAAAGAGATAGAGCGAGGCCCGCTGGTTTTTTTGTGTCCCCTTAAGGGAGGAAATTACCCCTTGTTTAACGAAATAAGAATAAGCGAAGCACCAGTTAGGGGGGCATATCATTGTCAGGCACTTTATTTGCAACGGTTAAAGAAGAACTTCAGTCCGTTCACCAGATGATTAAAGAACAATTAACCATCAAAGCCGGACATTTGGGAAATTACGCTCATTTGGAATTTGCCCCGCCGGACCCGGTGATTCGTCCGGCTTTGGTAATTCTGGTGGCCCGTTTTTATCGTTGTTTTTCACCCAGGGTGCTTTCCCTGGGAGCCATCATACAGTTTATTTTTATGGCCTCGCAAATTCATTCCCGCATCCCCGAAGGCCCGGAACCCGGCATAGAGCCGCAGGACCCCCGGGATGGCACGCAGTTTCCGGTTTTGGTGGGGGACTATTTATATGGAAAATTCTTCACCAGCCTCTGTGACGCCAATCTGGTAACTTATTTGAGACCTTTGACAGAAATTATCGCCCTGATTCATGAAGGCGGTATACTGCATAAAAGGAACCTCCTGGCAATTACGGAAAATCCTGAACTGTTTAACGAAATTGTTCGTTTAGAAAATGCTGAATTAATGGCCGGGGCGGCCAAACTGGCAGCAGATTTAGCCGGGGCGTCCCAATGGGAGCAGGCCTGTCTCCAGGATTTTGGTCTGGCTCTGGGCATGGTTTACGGCCTTACCCGCAGGGGCATTTATGACCAGAGGGTGATCAAATACTCCGAAACAGCCCTGAAGGCGTTGGAGAAATTACCTGAACGCCCGGAAAAAGCGCTGCTGGAGAAGCTGCTCAGGGTTTCGGGTTCCGCGGATCAATCTTCTATAAGAATGGTTGTCTGATTATTTTTGAAGGGAGAACCC is drawn from Desulforamulus ruminis DSM 2154 and contains these coding sequences:
- the speD gene encoding adenosylmethionine decarboxylase, coding for MKPLGRHVLAEIYGCEFNILNDVKRVEEIMVNAALESGAEVREFVFHKFSPQGVSGVVVISESHLAIHTWPELGYAAVDVFTCGDTVNPWDACNFLTREFGAKDMAAQETKRGILPGMEPRLVAVNS
- a CDS encoding polyprenyl synthetase family protein, which encodes MSGTLFATVKEELQSVHQMIKEQLTIKAGHLGNYAHLEFAPPDPVIRPALVILVARFYRCFSPRVLSLGAIIQFIFMASQIHSRIPEGPEPGIEPQDPRDGTQFPVLVGDYLYGKFFTSLCDANLVTYLRPLTEIIALIHEGGILHKRNLLAITENPELFNEIVRLENAELMAGAAKLAADLAGASQWEQACLQDFGLALGMVYGLTRRGIYDQRVIKYSETALKALEKLPERPEKALLEKLLRVSGSADQSSIRMVV